A genomic region of Alkalispirochaeta americana contains the following coding sequences:
- a CDS encoding sensor histidine kinase, producing the protein MKHSTKIRAMIIALTLTPFFLITFSYYMITTFSREVALFREVLEWQEWVETKLTDQIRQGTLAQEDLKNRDFAFVVLSEEMEVAAGSPGTHPVRTALAESHDPRQELLTHIEEQLGETRFSLLSVQAPGNERYYVIYEHPVIKPPGGHPGRRHLLPLTLVALALVAGSLVGTAILQDFSSKLNVLRDATHRMAAGDITTPVPAAYRDEFGLLAQDLEFLRLTLDQARTQRTRMFMGLSHDLSTPLTTIKGYVEALEDNVFGEPQSRQQALQAISSKADLLQERIDQLIDFSRLESPDHQAILAVVPAGDYFSDVAETIRRDVELTGRYFLQEIAIPRKKLIQVDRRLMERLFENLYQNAIRYTQEKNTVFFRVHPREKDTIFELEFADDGPGFGEVSPREVFEPFRRGSHGRNEPGLGFGLTTVRSIAETLGFTVSAGPSPEGGASITVRGPLIPGKPGSSE; encoded by the coding sequence ATGAAGCACAGCACAAAAATCAGGGCCATGATCATTGCCCTCACCCTGACCCCCTTCTTTCTCATTACCTTCTCCTACTACATGATCACCACCTTCTCCCGAGAAGTCGCTCTCTTCCGGGAGGTCCTGGAATGGCAGGAATGGGTCGAGACAAAACTAACTGATCAAATACGGCAGGGAACGCTTGCCCAGGAGGATCTGAAAAATCGGGATTTTGCCTTTGTCGTACTGAGCGAGGAGATGGAGGTAGCAGCCGGTTCTCCCGGGACTCATCCGGTAAGGACGGCCCTTGCAGAAAGTCATGACCCCAGACAGGAGTTGCTGACCCACATCGAGGAGCAACTGGGAGAGACCCGATTCAGCCTCCTGTCGGTTCAGGCCCCCGGTAATGAGCGGTATTATGTGATCTACGAACACCCCGTGATCAAGCCACCCGGGGGACATCCCGGAAGGCGGCATCTGTTGCCCCTTACTTTAGTAGCCCTGGCCCTTGTGGCTGGAAGCCTTGTCGGCACCGCCATTTTGCAGGACTTTTCCAGCAAACTGAACGTTCTCCGCGATGCCACCCATCGCATGGCCGCAGGCGATATAACCACCCCCGTTCCTGCAGCATATCGTGATGAGTTCGGCCTTCTGGCTCAGGATCTGGAGTTCCTTCGTCTCACCCTGGACCAGGCACGGACACAGCGAACCCGGATGTTCATGGGGCTTTCTCACGATCTGAGCACTCCCCTGACTACCATCAAAGGATATGTTGAAGCCCTGGAAGACAACGTCTTCGGTGAACCCCAATCACGCCAGCAGGCACTCCAGGCGATTTCCTCCAAGGCAGATCTGCTCCAGGAGCGAATCGATCAGCTCATCGATTTCTCCCGCCTGGAATCTCCCGATCACCAAGCAATACTGGCCGTGGTCCCTGCCGGAGACTACTTTTCGGACGTTGCCGAAACAATCCGCAGAGACGTGGAACTTACAGGACGATACTTCCTTCAGGAGATCGCAATCCCCCGGAAGAAGTTGATTCAGGTGGACCGCCGCCTGATGGAACGCCTCTTCGAAAATCTCTATCAGAACGCGATCCGCTACACCCAGGAGAAAAACACTGTCTTTTTTCGAGTTCACCCACGAGAAAAAGATACAATCTTTGAACTGGAATTCGCTGATGACGGCCCGGGTTTCGGCGAAGTTTCTCCACGCGAGGTCTTTGAACCCTTCCGCCGGGGCTCCCACGGCAGGAACGAACCGGGCCTCGGCTTCGGCCTCACCACGGTGCGATCCATCGCCGAAACCCTGGGGTTTACCGTTTCAGCAGGACCATCTCCCGAAGGAGGGGCCTCTATCACCGTGAGAGGCCCCCTGATACCGGGAAAGCCCGGTTCGTCAGAGTGA
- a CDS encoding response regulator transcription factor, with the protein MTGSILIVEDDADIAQLMSAYLHREGFSTEIAGTGEAAIAALKSHPRDLILLDINLPGIDGFEVLQNLRRTGDTPVIIMTARREDMDVVFGLGAGADEYVTKPFSPRVLVARVRALLRRVQVEQRGSVSLSKEGTQSLPPEGEAGAIRLGAVSVHLETSQVIKEGTEISLAPREFALLRYLIQRKGRPAGPREIYEAVWGNDYGDLSSVAVHIQRLRRKLEEDPADPQYIITRHGYGYVLLCSPPASTRETAP; encoded by the coding sequence ATGACCGGATCAATATTGATTGTCGAAGACGATGCCGATATCGCTCAACTGATGAGCGCCTATCTTCACAGGGAAGGATTCAGCACGGAAATTGCCGGAACCGGCGAGGCTGCTATTGCGGCATTGAAGTCACACCCCCGGGATCTGATCCTGCTGGACATAAACCTGCCCGGCATAGACGGCTTCGAGGTTCTCCAGAACCTGCGACGCACCGGGGACACTCCGGTGATCATCATGACCGCTCGCCGTGAAGACATGGACGTGGTCTTCGGCTTGGGCGCCGGAGCCGATGAATACGTGACCAAACCCTTCTCGCCCCGAGTTCTGGTAGCTCGCGTCCGGGCTCTCCTTCGGAGAGTTCAGGTAGAACAGCGAGGAAGTGTATCCTTGTCGAAGGAAGGAACCCAATCGCTCCCTCCCGAGGGAGAGGCAGGGGCAATCCGGCTGGGAGCGGTATCGGTACACCTGGAAACATCACAGGTCATAAAGGAAGGAACAGAAATCTCCCTGGCACCCCGGGAGTTTGCCCTTCTGCGCTATCTGATCCAGCGGAAGGGGAGACCGGCCGGTCCCCGGGAGATTTACGAGGCCGTCTGGGGAAACGACTACGGAGATCTTTCCAGCGTGGCTGTTCACATTCAACGGTTGCGCCGCAAGCTGGAGGAGGACCCTGCCGATCCACAGTATATCATCACCCGCCACGGCTACGGCTACGTTCTTCTCTGCAGCCCCCCCGCCTCCACCCGGGAAACCGCCCCATGA
- a CDS encoding PG0541 family transporter-associated protein, protein MTKTRSCLRVEIILNQAIEEDLFDRFQAHQTGTAFTRLCPVFGRGSSGERRGDQVWPEENVLILIYCDREEKDRLVRAVREVKALYPGEGIKLFSSTVDLQEV, encoded by the coding sequence ATGACCAAAACCAGGAGCTGTCTCCGGGTGGAAATAATTCTGAACCAGGCAATAGAGGAGGACCTCTTTGATCGATTCCAGGCCCACCAGACAGGAACGGCCTTCACCCGGCTGTGCCCCGTCTTCGGCCGAGGATCGAGCGGAGAACGCCGGGGCGATCAAGTCTGGCCCGAGGAGAACGTCCTGATACTGATCTATTGCGACCGGGAGGAAAAGGATCGTCTTGTCCGGGCCGTGAGGGAGGTAAAAGCTCTCTATCCCGGAGAGGGGATCAAGCTCTTTTCCTCGACGGTAGATCTTCAGGAAGTATAA
- a CDS encoding efflux RND transporter permease subunit: MIIRSVVDRPTTFFVIFAIFIGFGAYTALDLSIDLLPEIDPPVLLVTTDYDGAGPEEVERLVTRPLESLLSNVSNIHSLTSTTGQGNSMVIVEFSWGTNMDSATNDIRDRLELARGALPDDASSPMIFRFDPSMIPVLMLQLTGDRSPDELREIALDLVQPRLEQIENIAQAQIQGGQEQVVRVDLLRNRLDAYGLTISEISQAVASQNREIGGGQLIEGDTDFVVRTTGEFSSLREIEEAQVARRGDTPVRLGDLGRVSLGTRRETEAVYINGVPGVYINVQKQSDTNSVEAADNVLSRLDRINQELPDGVRLSVINDTTESIRNSLTTVTSQALMGALLAVIILFVFLRSLKSTLVIAVSIPASIVITLTIMYFSGLTLNLMTLAGLALGVGLLVDNSIVILENIYRYREKGVKLRPAALLGTREMVNAIVAATLTSVCVFVPLVLFRERLEIAGELFAGLAFTVVISLISSLLVAIFLVPVLASHYFPLITPAQRPLRGFLKRLDWIMASLFARLDRGYLGLLGLVLRHKIITTLLVLSLFGGSLGLIGFTGFELFPAQDEDSLELNVTMPVGTRLGRTEEILLELYDIVRHEIAGFQHIVVDAGGGGTGRPFGGGSSHTGSITITLPPYQERIESAREIQERLRPYFARFPGVEFSFGSGQGGLGGGRPISIRIRTDDTNRAGEISDRILKILEEIPEALDPESDLTQGLPQIDVRIDRERAYAMGLSITTIGQEIRANIEGITASQFRRDGDEYDIVLILDESDRTHLPDLDRITVTSSSGIRVPLSSVASYRRTSGPVTIRREAQARQVTVEADLAPGAQLVQTEQEIRRLLNERVPPEEGVVILFAGDFEDLQRYGQVFLAIIVVAIILVFGVMAAQFESFVDPFIIFFTIPLTLIGVIVAHLLMGVNLSILSAVGFVMLVGIVVNNGIVLVDYTNLLRKRGVPLTEACLQAGENRLRPILMTNLTTILGLVPVSFLEGQGSELIRPIGITVVGGLTASAILTLFFVPLLYAAINSKTDIFRKRRQARLERRFEHYFDEDHRENTKGVLP; encoded by the coding sequence ATGATCATACGCAGCGTTGTCGACAGGCCCACCACGTTTTTTGTGATCTTCGCCATTTTCATCGGCTTTGGCGCGTACACAGCTCTGGATCTCTCCATAGATCTGTTACCGGAAATCGATCCACCAGTGCTCCTGGTAACAACCGACTACGATGGAGCCGGCCCCGAAGAGGTGGAGCGCCTGGTGACACGCCCTCTGGAATCTCTCCTGAGCAATGTCTCCAACATACACTCCCTGACCTCCACCACCGGTCAGGGCAACAGCATGGTGATCGTCGAGTTCTCCTGGGGAACGAACATGGATTCCGCCACCAACGACATCCGGGACCGGCTGGAACTGGCCCGGGGAGCCCTCCCCGACGATGCATCATCGCCGATGATCTTCCGCTTCGACCCGTCCATGATCCCCGTACTGATGCTCCAGCTGACAGGAGACCGATCGCCCGATGAGCTCCGGGAAATCGCACTGGATCTGGTTCAACCCCGGCTTGAGCAGATCGAAAATATTGCCCAGGCCCAGATTCAGGGTGGACAGGAGCAGGTGGTTCGGGTCGATCTCCTGCGAAACCGGCTGGATGCCTACGGCCTTACGATCTCGGAAATCTCCCAGGCCGTGGCCTCCCAGAACCGGGAGATCGGCGGGGGCCAGCTGATCGAGGGGGACACCGACTTTGTGGTACGCACGACGGGGGAGTTTTCCTCCCTCCGGGAGATCGAGGAGGCCCAGGTGGCCCGGCGTGGAGACACCCCGGTGCGGCTGGGGGACCTCGGGCGCGTATCCCTGGGAACCCGCCGGGAAACCGAGGCTGTCTATATTAATGGCGTTCCCGGGGTATACATCAATGTTCAGAAACAGAGCGATACCAACTCCGTGGAAGCAGCAGATAACGTTCTGTCCCGGCTCGACCGGATCAACCAGGAACTCCCCGACGGAGTCCGGCTGAGCGTGATCAACGATACCACTGAATCTATCAGAAACTCCCTGACAACGGTTACCAGTCAGGCCCTCATGGGGGCTCTCCTGGCGGTGATCATCCTCTTTGTCTTTTTGCGAAGCCTCAAGTCCACTCTGGTTATCGCCGTTTCGATCCCCGCCTCGATTGTGATCACCCTGACGATCATGTATTTCTCCGGATTGACCTTGAACCTCATGACCCTGGCCGGCCTGGCCCTGGGAGTAGGTCTGCTGGTGGATAACTCCATCGTCATCTTGGAAAATATTTATCGTTACCGTGAAAAAGGAGTGAAACTGCGACCAGCAGCCCTTCTGGGAACCCGGGAGATGGTGAACGCCATCGTGGCGGCCACCCTCACATCGGTGTGCGTCTTTGTTCCCCTGGTGCTCTTTCGGGAGCGCCTTGAAATTGCGGGGGAGCTCTTTGCGGGGCTTGCCTTCACCGTGGTGATCTCCCTGATATCGTCTCTTCTGGTGGCAATTTTTCTGGTTCCTGTCCTGGCCAGCCACTACTTCCCCCTGATCACCCCGGCCCAGCGGCCTCTCCGGGGATTTCTGAAGAGACTGGACTGGATCATGGCTTCCCTCTTTGCCCGGCTGGACCGGGGCTACCTCGGCCTTCTGGGCCTGGTGCTGCGCCACAAGATAATCACCACCCTGCTGGTCCTCTCCCTCTTCGGGGGGAGCCTCGGGCTGATAGGGTTCACGGGATTCGAACTGTTCCCTGCCCAGGACGAGGATAGTCTGGAGCTCAACGTGACCATGCCCGTGGGAACCCGCCTGGGCCGAACCGAAGAGATTCTCCTGGAACTCTATGATATTGTCCGTCACGAGATAGCAGGGTTCCAGCACATCGTGGTTGACGCCGGAGGAGGAGGAACCGGAAGACCTTTCGGAGGTGGCTCCTCCCATACCGGTTCCATCACCATAACCCTCCCTCCCTACCAGGAACGGATTGAATCCGCCCGGGAAATCCAGGAACGACTGCGTCCCTATTTTGCCCGTTTTCCCGGGGTGGAGTTCTCCTTTGGAAGCGGCCAGGGAGGGCTGGGCGGGGGGCGTCCCATCAGCATCCGGATACGAACCGACGATACGAACCGGGCCGGGGAGATCAGCGACCGGATACTGAAAATTCTCGAGGAGATCCCCGAAGCTCTGGATCCCGAGTCTGACCTTACCCAAGGGCTTCCCCAGATCGACGTCCGGATAGACCGGGAACGGGCCTACGCCATGGGTCTGAGCATCACCACTATCGGCCAGGAGATACGGGCCAACATAGAGGGTATCACGGCATCGCAGTTCCGCCGCGATGGTGATGAGTACGATATTGTGCTCATCCTGGATGAATCAGACCGGACCCACCTGCCCGACCTGGATCGCATCACCGTGACCAGCTCCAGCGGAATACGAGTGCCCCTCTCCAGTGTCGCCTCCTACCGGAGAACCTCGGGCCCCGTGACGATCCGCCGTGAAGCCCAGGCGCGGCAGGTTACGGTAGAGGCGGATCTGGCCCCGGGAGCCCAGCTGGTCCAGACGGAGCAGGAGATACGCCGCCTCCTGAACGAAAGAGTCCCTCCCGAGGAAGGGGTGGTCATCCTCTTTGCCGGAGATTTTGAGGACCTCCAGCGGTACGGTCAGGTCTTCCTGGCGATCATCGTGGTAGCCATAATCCTGGTTTTCGGGGTGATGGCAGCCCAGTTCGAATCCTTTGTGGACCCCTTCATCATCTTCTTCACTATTCCGCTCACCCTGATCGGAGTGATCGTCGCCCATCTTCTCATGGGGGTAAACCTGAGCATCCTGAGCGCCGTGGGGTTCGTCATGCTCGTGGGGATTGTGGTGAACAACGGTATTGTCCTGGTGGACTACACAAACCTTCTGCGGAAGCGGGGCGTTCCCCTCACCGAGGCTTGTCTCCAGGCAGGAGAAAACCGGCTCCGGCCGATCCTCATGACTAACCTCACCACCATTCTGGGGCTCGTGCCAGTCTCGTTTCTGGAGGGGCAGGGGTCAGAACTGATTCGGCCCATCGGCATTACCGTGGTGGGAGGGCTCACGGCGAGCGCCATCCTGACGCTCTTTTTTGTACCGCTCCTCTATGCTGCCATAAACAGCAAGACCGACATTTTCAGGAAACGACGCCAGGCCAGGCTTGAGCGACGCTTCGAGCATTATTTCGATGAGGATCATCGGGAAAACACGAAAGGAGTCTTGCCATGA
- a CDS encoding efflux RND transporter periplasmic adaptor subunit produces MKNPGMKIPGSSKKPVTMALFPLLFLALAILAGCGGPRTESPPREDQEQYATTVEVITLAPSPLRDYLDIPAEISPASQVEVFADVAGELLDLPVQEGDRVTRDQLLARIDPSRAGQRFSLSSITAPISGTVVELPFQAGSRINLQTPVARIATTDDLELTTRIPERYISRIDRDTPVEVRLDALPEEVFSARISRMSPLADPESRTIGATLVFLKGDRRIRPGFFARTRIILEEQPRALVVPQDAVIRHHREGTYVFVVDDENTAYQRPVSLGIEIDGLAELRQGVSEGERVIIRGQNRVSDGTPVRLLEENLR; encoded by the coding sequence ATGAAAAACCCCGGCATGAAAATACCTGGATCATCAAAAAAGCCGGTGACGATGGCCCTCTTCCCGCTGTTATTCCTGGCCCTGGCGATTCTCGCCGGCTGCGGGGGGCCCCGGACCGAAAGCCCCCCGAGGGAAGATCAGGAACAGTACGCAACCACCGTGGAGGTGATCACCCTGGCCCCGTCCCCCCTGCGGGACTACCTGGATATTCCCGCAGAGATCAGCCCCGCCTCACAGGTGGAGGTCTTTGCCGATGTGGCAGGCGAACTCCTGGATCTGCCCGTGCAGGAGGGAGACCGGGTCACACGAGACCAGCTTCTGGCCAGGATAGATCCCTCCCGGGCGGGGCAGCGCTTCTCCCTCAGCTCTATCACCGCACCCATCAGTGGAACCGTGGTAGAACTCCCCTTTCAGGCCGGTTCCCGGATCAACCTTCAGACACCGGTGGCCCGAATAGCCACCACCGATGACCTGGAACTGACCACCCGCATCCCGGAGCGTTATATTTCCCGAATCGACCGCGACACCCCCGTAGAGGTTCGGCTCGATGCCCTTCCGGAAGAGGTGTTTTCCGCCAGGATTTCCAGAATGAGCCCCCTGGCAGACCCCGAAAGCAGGACCATCGGGGCTACCCTGGTCTTTCTGAAGGGGGACCGGAGGATCCGGCCGGGATTCTTTGCCCGAACCCGAATCATTCTGGAAGAGCAGCCCCGGGCGCTGGTCGTTCCCCAGGACGCAGTGATCCGCCACCACCGGGAGGGAACCTACGTCTTCGTGGTGGATGACGAAAACACAGCCTACCAGAGGCCTGTCTCACTGGGCATAGAGATAGACGGCCTGGCGGAACTCCGCCAGGGAGTCTCTGAAGGCGAGCGGGTCATCATTCGCGGTCAGAACCGGGTCTCCGACGGAACCCCGGTGCGCCTTCTGGAGGAGAATCTCCGATGA